A genomic region of Oncorhynchus mykiss isolate Arlee chromosome 4, USDA_OmykA_1.1, whole genome shotgun sequence contains the following coding sequences:
- the LOC110522485 gene encoding uncharacterized protein LOC110522485: protein MADIPQSFLGLLVTVLYLLTGVSGETLSMFSRVGDDVSLPCNNVVYPDCSSTTWLYNRALSTRTIQEVTLGEIKVDQTERADRLSLGSNCSLHVSDVRAEDVGLYICRQFLTETGTQHGGDAPVHLSVLTRSTASTARPAFSSTSPSSAGTSNAVKLPISHIMLFVTLTIMAAIVTIHTRRNRPPKALPPQAEEASGIEIHVLEE from the exons atggcTGACATCCCTCAATCATTTTTGGGATTGCTTGTGACCGTTTTGTACCTGCTAACAG GTGTCAGTGGAGAAACTCTCTCTATGTTCTCCAGAGTGGGAGATGATGTCAGTCTGCCGTGTAACAATGTGGTTTATCCAGACTGCTCCTCTACTACATGGCTCTATAACAGAGCTCTATCTACTCGTACTATTCAAGAGGTCACATTGGGGGAGATCAAAgttgaccagacagagagagcagacagactgAGTTTAGGGTCTAACTGTTCTCTACATGTTAGTGATGTCAGAGCTGAGGATGTTGGACTCTACATCTGTCGACAGTTCCTTACAGAGACAGGAACACAACATGGAGGTGATGCTCCTGTTCATCTGTCTGTTCTAACTA GAAGTACAGCCTCTACTGCAAGACCAGCCTTTTCATCCACCTCCCCATCTTCTGCTG GTACCAGTAATGCTGTTAAGTTGCCCATCAGTCACATCATGCTCTTTGTGACACTGACCATCATGGCTGCCATAGTCACTATTCACACAAGGAGGAACCGCCCACCCAAGGCTCTGCCCCCACAAGCAG AAGAAGCCTCTGGTATTGAGATTCATGTCCTGGAGGAATGA